The proteins below are encoded in one region of Hordeum vulgare subsp. vulgare chromosome 3H, MorexV3_pseudomolecules_assembly, whole genome shotgun sequence:
- the LOC123444449 gene encoding bifunctional riboflavin kinase/FMN phosphatase-like isoform X1 has product MAATHRVSAVIFDLDGTLLDTERATRDVLKEFLGAYGKVPDAAKEEKRLGQMHRESTTGIIADYGLPFTVEEYSEAIYPLYIKRWQRSSPLPGVNRLLKHLHKNGVPLALASNSIRRNIDHKILKLGELKDCFSVVLGGDQVPHGKPCPDIFLEAAKRLGVNPSSCLVIEDSLVGVQAAKASGAKVVAVPSLQSQRHCYSIADLILYSLLDFHPELWGLPPFEDRIQCALSMEPLLSNAQIGDVVLNNTHTIRAVFATGEYTYDSIPDQISGIFFGWAKSETYGVFKAVVSIGWDLSPGKFERVMHICFLDSHYKTKTEDRLELLLIGYIRKLQSLENISQAMSITDEDQAIARDALDLPAFSEYAKARRALDIPASSEYAEPRNGLLLA; this is encoded by the exons ATGGCAGCGACGCATCGGGTCTCCGCCGTGATCTTCGACCTCGATGGCACCCTCCTGGACACAG AGAGGGCAACAAGGGACGTCCTGAAAGAGTTCTTGGGGGCCTACGGGAAGGTCCCAGATGCGGCCAAGGAGGAGAAGCGATTGGGGCAGATGCACAGGGAGTCCACGACCGGGATCATCGCAGATTACGGGTTGCCGTTCACCGTCGAGGAGTATTCAGAGGCAATATACCCGCTGTATATCAAAAG GTGGCAAAGGTCAAGCCCGCTTCCAGGGGTTAACAGGCTTCTCAAGCACCTCCACAAGAACGGAGTACCCCTGGCGCTCGCTTCAAATTCCATCAGGAGAAATATTGATCACAAAATTTTGAAACTAGGAG AACTGAAAGACTGCTTTTCGGTGGTTCTTGGTGGTGATCAGGTCCCTCATGGAAAACCTTGCCCCGACAT ATTTCTAGAGGCCGCAAAGAGACTTGGTGTAAATCCGTCATCATGCTTGGTCATAGAAGATTCTCT TGTTGGAGTTCAGGCTGCCAAGGCTTCTGGGGCGAAGGTAGTTGCTGTTCCATCACTCCAAAGTCAAAGGCATTGTTACTCAATTGCTGATCTCATCCTCTATTCACTGCTAGACTTCCATCCTGAGCTGTGGGGTCTCCCCCCATTTGAAGACC GCATTCAATGCGCTTTGTCCATGGAACCATTACTCTCAAATGCTCAGATAGGTGATGTGGTTCTAAACAATACTCATACAATTAGAGCAG TTTTTGCAACAGGTGAGTATACCTACGATTCTATTCCTGATCAAATATCAGGAATTTTCTTTGGTTGGGCCAAGTCTGAAACTTATGGAGTCTTTAAAGCGGTGGTCAGCATTGGGTGGGACCTTTCACCGGGAAAATTCGAAAGAGTGATG CACATATGTTTTCTTGATTCTCACTACAAGACCAAAACGGAGGATCGCTTGGAGCTTCTATTAATTGGTTACATCCGGAAGCTCCAAAGCTTG GAAAATATATCTCAAGCAATGAGCATAACTGACGAAGACCAGGCCAttgcaagagatgcactagacctCCCAGCTTTCTCTGAATATGCAAAGGCAAGGCGTGCATTGGACATCCCAGCCTCATCTGAATATGCAGAGCCACGAAACGGCCTTCTTCTTGCTTGA
- the LOC123444449 gene encoding bifunctional riboflavin kinase/FMN phosphatase-like isoform X2, whose protein sequence is MAATHRVSAVIFDLDGTLLDTERATRDVLKEFLGAYGKVPDAAKEEKRLGQMHRESTTGIIADYGLPFTVEEYSEAIYPLYIKRWQRSSPLPGVNRLLKHLHKNGVPLALASNSIRRNIDHKILKLGELKDCFSVVLGGDQVPHGKPCPDIFLEAAKRLGVNPSSCLVIEDSLVGVQAAKASGAKVVAVPSLQSQRHCYSIADLILYSLLDFHPELWGLPPFEDRIQCALSMEPLLSNAQIGDVVLNNTHTIRAGEYTYDSIPDQISGIFFGWAKSETYGVFKAVVSIGWDLSPGKFERVMHICFLDSHYKTKTEDRLELLLIGYIRKLQSLENISQAMSITDEDQAIARDALDLPAFSEYAKARRALDIPASSEYAEPRNGLLLA, encoded by the exons ATGGCAGCGACGCATCGGGTCTCCGCCGTGATCTTCGACCTCGATGGCACCCTCCTGGACACAG AGAGGGCAACAAGGGACGTCCTGAAAGAGTTCTTGGGGGCCTACGGGAAGGTCCCAGATGCGGCCAAGGAGGAGAAGCGATTGGGGCAGATGCACAGGGAGTCCACGACCGGGATCATCGCAGATTACGGGTTGCCGTTCACCGTCGAGGAGTATTCAGAGGCAATATACCCGCTGTATATCAAAAG GTGGCAAAGGTCAAGCCCGCTTCCAGGGGTTAACAGGCTTCTCAAGCACCTCCACAAGAACGGAGTACCCCTGGCGCTCGCTTCAAATTCCATCAGGAGAAATATTGATCACAAAATTTTGAAACTAGGAG AACTGAAAGACTGCTTTTCGGTGGTTCTTGGTGGTGATCAGGTCCCTCATGGAAAACCTTGCCCCGACAT ATTTCTAGAGGCCGCAAAGAGACTTGGTGTAAATCCGTCATCATGCTTGGTCATAGAAGATTCTCT TGTTGGAGTTCAGGCTGCCAAGGCTTCTGGGGCGAAGGTAGTTGCTGTTCCATCACTCCAAAGTCAAAGGCATTGTTACTCAATTGCTGATCTCATCCTCTATTCACTGCTAGACTTCCATCCTGAGCTGTGGGGTCTCCCCCCATTTGAAGACC GCATTCAATGCGCTTTGTCCATGGAACCATTACTCTCAAATGCTCAGATAGGTGATGTGGTTCTAAACAATACTCATACAATTAGAGCAG GTGAGTATACCTACGATTCTATTCCTGATCAAATATCAGGAATTTTCTTTGGTTGGGCCAAGTCTGAAACTTATGGAGTCTTTAAAGCGGTGGTCAGCATTGGGTGGGACCTTTCACCGGGAAAATTCGAAAGAGTGATG CACATATGTTTTCTTGATTCTCACTACAAGACCAAAACGGAGGATCGCTTGGAGCTTCTATTAATTGGTTACATCCGGAAGCTCCAAAGCTTG GAAAATATATCTCAAGCAATGAGCATAACTGACGAAGACCAGGCCAttgcaagagatgcactagacctCCCAGCTTTCTCTGAATATGCAAAGGCAAGGCGTGCATTGGACATCCCAGCCTCATCTGAATATGCAGAGCCACGAAACGGCCTTCTTCTTGCTTGA